A window from Oceanithermus desulfurans encodes these proteins:
- the pyrR gene encoding bifunctional pyr operon transcriptional regulator/uracil phosphoribosyltransferase PyrR — MRFKARVLEPAEIERAMRRIAHEIIEKNKGVGDLALVGIHTRGIPLAERLADLIERFEGVRPPVGVLDITLYRDDLSEIGVQPRVRETRIPWDVTGRPVVLVDDVLFTGRTARAALDALVDLGRPKRVYFAVLVDRGHRELPIRADFVGKNLPTSMQEVVKVKLRETDGEEGVELWER; from the coding sequence ATGCGCTTCAAGGCGCGTGTGCTCGAACCCGCGGAGATCGAGCGGGCGATGCGCCGCATCGCCCACGAGATCATCGAAAAGAACAAGGGCGTCGGGGATCTGGCGCTGGTGGGCATCCACACCCGCGGCATCCCCCTGGCCGAGCGGCTGGCGGACCTGATCGAGCGCTTCGAAGGGGTGCGGCCGCCGGTGGGCGTCCTCGACATCACCCTCTACCGCGACGACCTCTCCGAGATCGGGGTGCAGCCTCGTGTGCGCGAGACCCGCATCCCCTGGGACGTGACCGGAAGGCCGGTAGTGCTGGTGGACGACGTGCTCTTCACCGGCCGCACCGCCCGGGCGGCGCTCGACGCGCTGGTGGACCTGGGACGCCCGAAACGCGTCTACTTCGCGGTGCTGGTCGACCGCGGCCACCGCGAGCTGCCCATCCGCGCCGACTTCGTGGGCAAGAACCTGCCCACCTCCATGCAGGAGGTCGTCAAGGTCAAGCTGCGCGAGACCGACGGTGAGGAGGGGGTGGAGCTGTGGGAGCGCTAA
- a CDS encoding SPW repeat protein — MKRWQDWVNLVLGLWLVVSPWILAFSQNTAALWNALIVGAIFVVLSLLALADAKPWEEWSELVVALWLLVSPWVLGYSALSAAMWNAVIVAVIVGVLAYTAASQQPTQTT; from the coding sequence ATGAAACGCTGGCAGGACTGGGTCAACCTGGTGCTGGGTCTCTGGCTGGTCGTTTCGCCCTGGATTCTCGCCTTCTCGCAGAACACCGCCGCGCTCTGGAACGCGCTGATCGTGGGCGCGATCTTCGTCGTGCTCTCGCTGCTGGCCCTCGCCGACGCCAAGCCCTGGGAAGAGTGGTCCGAGCTCGTCGTCGCGCTCTGGCTTCTCGTCTCACCCTGGGTGCTCGGCTACAGCGCTCTGAGCGCCGCGATGTGGAACGCCGTCATCGTCGCCGTCATCGTGGGCGTCCTGGCCTACACGGCCGCCAGCCAGCAACCCACCCAGACCACCTGA
- the rpmE gene encoding 50S ribosomal protein L31 produces MKEGIHLKLVPAKIICGCGNVIETYSTKPEIHVEVCSACHPFFTGKQRFVDTEGRVERFQRRFGDSYKKNLKKKKA; encoded by the coding sequence ATGAAGGAAGGCATTCACCTGAAGCTCGTCCCCGCCAAGATCATCTGCGGCTGCGGCAACGTCATCGAAACCTACTCGACCAAGCCGGAGATCCACGTGGAAGTCTGCTCCGCCTGCCACCCGTTCTTCACCGGCAAGCAGCGCTTCGTGGACACCGAAGGCCGCGTCGAACGCTTCCAGCGCCGCTTCGGGGACTCGTACAAGAAAAACCTCAAGAAAAAGAAGGCCTAG